A genomic region of Jeotgalibaca ciconiae contains the following coding sequences:
- a CDS encoding DUF896 domain-containing protein — translation MDKTLARINELARKAKTAEGLTTEEKTEQKELREKYIKNFRSSLNEVLLNSTVYDPEGTDVTPEKLKQAQRDMHLKNAQELLKEKNIVFLDADDKKM, via the coding sequence ATGGATAAAACATTAGCACGTATCAATGAGCTCGCAAGAAAAGCAAAAACAGCCGAAGGATTGACAACAGAAGAAAAAACAGAACAAAAAGAACTACGTGAAAAATATATTAAAAACTTTCGTAGTTCATTAAATGAAGTTTTGTTAAATTCAACTGTCTATGACCCGGAAGGAACAGACGTTACTCCTGAAAAACTGAAACAAGCTCAAAGAGACATGCATTTAAAGAATGCACAAGAGCTGTTAAAAGAAAAGAATATTGTTTTTCTAGATGCTGATGATAAAAAAATGTAA
- a CDS encoding alpha/beta hydrolase, with protein sequence MNYHHIFIKGEENQPVFLLLHGTGGNEEDLIPLARMINPKASILSPRGNVSENGMNRFFRRLEMGVLDEVDLEKRTHDLYEFVSEAAYEYNFNRKEVVALGYSNGANIAASMLYFFNDAFKGALLHHPMVPFRNKKMVELNQLPIFIGAGSNDPICLPDETNALINELENKNSDVTTYWGNAGHSLSQEELRHAANWYKKYFS encoded by the coding sequence ATGAACTACCATCATATATTTATTAAAGGCGAAGAAAATCAACCCGTGTTTTTATTATTGCATGGAACAGGCGGAAATGAAGAGGACTTAATTCCTTTAGCAAGAATGATTAATCCAAAAGCGAGTATTTTAAGCCCACGAGGAAACGTATCTGAAAATGGAATGAACCGCTTTTTCCGGAGACTTGAAATGGGTGTTCTTGATGAAGTGGATTTAGAAAAAAGAACTCATGATCTGTATGAATTTGTAAGCGAAGCAGCATATGAGTATAATTTTAATCGTAAGGAAGTTGTTGCTTTAGGATATTCAAATGGTGCAAACATTGCAGCAAGTATGTTATACTTTTTTAACGATGCATTTAAGGGCGCGCTTTTGCACCATCCAATGGTTCCATTTCGCAATAAAAAAATGGTAGAATTAAATCAGCTTCCGATTTTTATTGGTGCTGGATCAAATGATCCAATCTGTCTCCCTGATGAGACAAATGCATTGATTAATGAGTTAGAAAATAAAAATAGCGATGTGACAACTTACTGGGGAAATGCTGGTCATTCTTTATCACAAGAAGAACTGCGGCATGCCGCTAATTGGTATAAAAAGTACTTTTCCTAG
- a CDS encoding ROK family transcriptional regulator, with protein sequence MVTDKFSIRGQNETLVLNTIIHHPAISRAAISQMTGLNKASTSEIVKKLLEDSLVLETGAGNSTSSGGRKPILLELNREAGCSLSIDLGYDYISSILTNLNGEIIAEFTETGITNRKETVVTKIEEIVKKFEHHYSKRIFQLIGITIGIHGIIHENNIIFTPYSNLDEIDLSNELEKVLQIPVFLENEANLSALGEKAFSTTKQNIVSLSIHSGVGAGVLIDGELYHGNRGQGGEIGHMILQPFGKQCPCGNQGCMEQYCSELAILKNYREKIKQPQATLKDLTIGYEQNHSTEIEVIKEAANYLAVGMNNLIVHFDPEVVIFNSTLFEELPLLLPLIQENMVSTFAKNVPLELSHMGKQATLLGGTVVNLQEFFNISNLNFSNLDY encoded by the coding sequence ATGGTTACCGATAAATTTTCAATTCGAGGACAAAATGAAACACTCGTATTAAATACCATCATTCACCACCCTGCTATATCACGAGCAGCTATTTCACAAATGACAGGATTAAATAAAGCTTCTACTTCTGAAATTGTTAAAAAATTATTAGAAGACTCGCTCGTGTTGGAAACTGGCGCTGGAAATAGCACTTCTTCAGGCGGAAGAAAACCCATCTTACTTGAATTGAATCGTGAAGCAGGATGTTCGTTAAGTATTGATTTAGGATATGATTATATTTCTAGTATTCTCACTAATTTAAACGGCGAGATTATCGCTGAATTTACAGAAACAGGTATCACAAATAGAAAAGAAACAGTTGTTACAAAAATCGAGGAAATTGTTAAAAAGTTTGAGCACCACTATTCAAAACGTATTTTCCAATTAATCGGAATAACCATTGGGATACATGGTATTATTCACGAAAATAACATTATTTTTACTCCCTACTCCAATTTAGATGAAATTGACTTATCGAATGAATTAGAAAAAGTATTACAAATTCCTGTTTTTTTGGAAAACGAAGCGAATTTAAGCGCACTGGGAGAAAAAGCTTTTTCTACAACGAAACAAAATATCGTGAGCCTCAGTATCCATAGCGGAGTCGGTGCAGGTGTTTTGATTGATGGAGAATTGTATCATGGTAATCGTGGACAAGGTGGCGAGATTGGTCATATGATTCTTCAACCGTTTGGAAAACAATGTCCTTGTGGAAATCAAGGCTGCATGGAACAATATTGTTCAGAACTGGCAATCCTAAAAAACTACCGCGAAAAAATCAAACAACCTCAGGCAACTTTAAAAGATCTTACAATCGGATATGAACAAAACCATTCTACTGAAATAGAAGTTATTAAAGAGGCAGCGAATTATTTAGCAGTAGGTATGAATAATTTAATTGTTCACTTTGATCCAGAGGTCGTTATTTTTAATTCTACTCTTTTTGAAGAACTGCCTTTATTACTCCCACTTATTCAAGAAAATATGGTAAGTACATTCGCAAAAAATGTCCCACTAGAATTATCTCATATGGGAAAACAAGCTACTTTACTAGGAGGAACAGTCGTAAATCTACAAGAATTTTTCAATATTTCTAATTTAAATTTTTCAAACCTTGACTATTAA
- a CDS encoding UDP-glucose--hexose-1-phosphate uridylyltransferase yields MGTKNKIDQIVCDFVAKGVVSQLVHPLDSYYATNRLINLLKKEHYGTTLTPSIPLEDMLDLMDQLVEYAVQEKVIDDTLRAREELEAEIMDVITPAPSVVNKAFWEGYQEAPMRATDDFYKLSKNNDYIKTRHIAKNEHFKTTSKYGVLDITINLSKPEKTKKDIEEAQNSFGNYPECQLCAENEGYKGRPGIAARTNHRVIRIPIQGENWGFQYSPYAYYNEHCIVFTKKHTPMNVTRQTIANLLELVTVLPHYFMGSNAGLPIVGGSLLGHEHYQGGRHHFPMEDAKVTDTWQWKSKPSVTAEKLYWPLSVIRLRSLSIEDLVESGSEIMDAWNDYTNEDLGILANTGETVHNAVTLIARRNGNAYELDVVLRNNRTSKEFPDGVFHPHPDVQHIKKENIGLIEVLGMAILPPRLKTELREVADYVLGKDVEVAPYHLEWANTLKELPNITEENVTTVIQESVGKKFEQVLEDAGVFKQTAAGQEAFQAFTKKFR; encoded by the coding sequence TTGGGAACTAAAAATAAAATTGATCAAATTGTTTGTGATTTTGTAGCAAAGGGGGTTGTTTCGCAGTTAGTACATCCACTTGACTCATATTATGCCACTAATCGATTGATAAATTTATTAAAAAAAGAGCATTATGGAACAACTTTAACTCCTTCGATTCCCTTGGAAGATATGTTAGATTTGATGGATCAACTAGTGGAATATGCCGTTCAAGAAAAAGTTATCGATGATACTTTGCGTGCGAGAGAAGAGTTGGAAGCAGAAATTATGGATGTCATTACACCAGCACCTTCAGTAGTAAACAAGGCTTTTTGGGAAGGTTATCAAGAAGCTCCTATGAGAGCGACCGATGACTTTTATAAGCTTTCAAAAAATAATGACTATATTAAAACGCGTCATATTGCAAAAAACGAACATTTTAAAACAACTTCCAAATATGGAGTGTTAGATATAACCATCAATCTATCCAAACCGGAAAAGACGAAAAAAGATATTGAAGAAGCACAAAATTCTTTTGGTAATTATCCCGAGTGTCAATTATGTGCAGAGAATGAAGGATACAAAGGCCGACCAGGCATTGCAGCTCGAACAAATCATCGAGTGATCCGTATTCCCATTCAAGGAGAGAATTGGGGATTCCAGTATTCTCCCTACGCTTATTACAATGAACATTGTATCGTTTTTACAAAGAAGCATACTCCTATGAATGTGACTAGACAGACAATTGCAAATTTATTGGAATTAGTAACTGTTTTACCACACTATTTCATGGGTTCAAATGCAGGGTTACCAATTGTTGGCGGCTCTCTCTTGGGGCATGAACATTACCAAGGAGGACGACATCATTTTCCGATGGAAGATGCAAAAGTGACTGATACATGGCAATGGAAATCAAAACCAAGCGTCACAGCTGAAAAATTGTATTGGCCGCTTTCAGTCATCCGTCTTCGTTCGTTATCCATAGAGGATCTTGTAGAATCGGGTTCTGAAATAATGGATGCATGGAATGATTATACGAATGAAGATTTAGGAATTCTCGCTAATACAGGAGAGACAGTACATAACGCGGTAACCTTGATTGCACGGAGAAATGGCAATGCATATGAACTGGATGTTGTTTTAAGAAATAATCGAACATCAAAGGAATTTCCAGACGGAGTTTTTCATCCCCACCCAGATGTTCAACACATTAAAAAAGAGAATATTGGTTTAATTGAAGTGTTGGGAATGGCAATTTTACCTCCTCGATTAAAAACAGAATTACGTGAAGTAGCCGATTATGTATTAGGAAAAGATGTTGAAGTAGCTCCTTACCATTTAGAATGGGCTAATACATTAAAAGAACTTCCAAATATAACAGAAGAAAATGTAACAACTGTCATTCAGGAATCCGTCGGAAAGAAATTTGAGCAAGTTTTAGAAGATGCTGGCGTCTTTAAGCAAACCGCAGCAGGGCAAGAGGCATTCCAGGCATTCACAAAAAAATTCCGTTAA
- a CDS encoding CsbD family protein: MAKGFEDKAKGLKDKVVGKVKEEYGDLTDDKSKEVEGKLQKKKGDVREHIGEAKNKADKKVDELQKRNDDRLEDL; this comes from the coding sequence ATGGCAAAAGGGTTTGAAGATAAAGCAAAAGGATTAAAAGACAAGGTTGTCGGTAAAGTAAAAGAAGAGTACGGCGATTTAACGGACGATAAGAGCAAAGAAGTTGAAGGTAAACTTCAAAAGAAAAAAGGCGACGTTAGAGAGCATATCGGCGAAGCAAAAAATAAAGCTGATAAAAAAGTTGATGAGCTTCAAAAAAGAAATGACGATCGTTTAGAAGATTTATAA